The following are from one region of the Andrena cerasifolii isolate SP2316 chromosome 1, iyAndCera1_principal, whole genome shotgun sequence genome:
- the Brm gene encoding ATP-dependent helicase brm isoform X5, whose protein sequence is MASPSPQSSPMPPPQAPSPMGPPQQAPSPSNPQGSPMGPPQHHPHSPTQAYQGGPPIPSGGPPMSQPPQQPPPQQQNYPSHPQQMQPNMGPQSQGGSGGSVGQNSSSQQGPGGPMVPGQMGPNGPQGTSHMMPSGPNQMGSNGPGQMGAGGPGQMGPGGPGQMVPAGPGSMGPGHIGQGSGGPPGGPHIGQGPAQMGPGNVPVSGPQMGPGGPPNSQMVSGVPGHMGGPPGPGHMNATGPSGPGHMSSSGPPGPGHMNTTGPPGSGHVNTSGPPGSAHMSSSGPPGSAHMNASGPPGPGSHLNSGPPIPSHMNASGPPGSGHMSASGPGSHMGPGGPGQMPSGGPGAHNMPPGGPNQMVPSSQGTMGPSPMGPVGPGGQMGHNGPSQMGPNGPGQMNMGGPSSQMGMGPGGQLGPNGLGQMGPGGGPGGQMPPGNGPGGPMGPGSGPGGQMGSSGGPGGQMGPGNGPSGQMGPGSGGPGSQMGPGGQMGPSGPGGQMVPGGPGGQMGPSGPGSQMGPGGPGSQMGPGGPGSQMGPGGPGNQMVPGGPGSQMGPGGPGNQMGPGGPGNQMGPGGPGSQMGPSGPNSQLGHGGSSNQMGPNGPSGQPSPGQMGPGSQNQQIVPGGSAPMGPGTPVNQMSQTGPGQVGPAGPGGPPGAGQENLNALQKAIDSMEEKGLQEDPRYSQLLALRARQGTIGEKQAFSSQQLQQLRVQIMAYRLLARNQPLTQQLALALQSGAPPPPGMAQRPPIDPSQGTPATAVPQIPGPNVIGPAVPPRPGCQTPQQQQQQQPPQPGAKTNRVTSVAKPAGLDPLLILQERENRVAARIALRMEQLSNLPTNMPEDLRIQAQIELRMLRVLNFQRQLRSEILACTRKDTTLETAVNVKAYKRTKKQSLREARATEKLEKQQKLEAERKRRQKHQEFLSSVLQHGKDFKEFHRNNVAKLARLNKAVLNHHANAEREQKKEQERIEKERMRRLMAEDEEGYRKLIDQKKDKRLAFLLSQTDEYISNLTEMVKQHKIEQKRKQVEEQKRKKKKKKKLQDGEGGEDGGMNEDTRVGVIETSTGRTLTGDEAPMMSQLSAFLEAHPGWEPIESESEDDDDDDDDDNDGEDKSDHKQSAGDFEEEKTKKTIHKAKVEDDEYKTEEQTYYSIAHTVHEVVTEQASIMVNGKLKEYQIKGLEWLVSLFNNNLNGILADEMGLGKTIQTIALVTYLMEKKKVNGPFLIIVPLSTLSNWVLEFEKWAPSVVVVSYKGSPAGRRAIQSQMRATKFNVLLTTYEYVIKDKGVLAKLQWKYMIIDEGHRMKNHHCKLTQVLNTHYLAPHRLLLTGTPLQNKLPELWALLNFLLPSIFKSCSTFEQWFNAPFATTGEKVELNEEETILIIRRLHKVLRPFLLRRLKKEVESQLPDKVEYIIKCDMSGLQKVLYKHMQSKGVLLTDGSEKGKQGKGGAKALMNTIVQLRKLCNHPFMFQAIEEKYCEHVGTQGSGVITGPDLFRASGKFELLDRILPKLKATNHRVLLFCQMTQLMTIMEDYLSWRGFMYLRLDGTTKAEDRGDLLKKFNDPGSEYFLFLLSTRAGGLGLNLQAADTVIIFDSDWNPHQDLQAQDRAHRIGQKNEVRVLRLMTVNSVEERILAAARYKLNMDEKVIQAGMFDQKSTGSERQQFLQSILHQDDAEDEEENEVPDDETVNQMIARTEGEFETFQKLDLERRREEAKLGPNRKSRLLEEAELPDWLVKDDDEVERWTYEEDEDRFLGRGSRQRKEVDYTDSLTEKEWLKAIDDDGAEYEEEEEDDKKKKKTRKRKKKGEEDDEPMPKKRRGAGSSIDPKMKRAMKKLLMVVVNYTDSSDGRLLSEPFMKLPSRRELPDYYEIIKKPLTINKLLQKIEEGKYADFDELEKDFMQLCKNAQIYNEEASLIHEDSIVLQSVFTNARQRIEEEGNNSDMDDKGDAEDGSDADSSVRMKIKLKGRKGEGRGGRRKRVTKKYISDDDDDADDN, encoded by the exons AGTCAAGGTGGATCCGGTGGTTCAGTAGGTCAAAACTCAAGCTCCCAACAAGGCCCAGGAGGGCCCATGGTGCCAGGTCAAATGGGTCCAAACGGGCCTCAGGGAACGTCTCACATGATGCCGTCTGGTCCAAACCAGATGGGTTCGAATGGGCCAGGACAGATGGGCGCAGGTGGGCCTGGCCAAATGGGTCCTGGAGGTCCAGGCCAAATGGTACCAGCGGGCCCAGGATCAATGGGGCCGGGTCACATAGGGCAGGGAAGTGGAGGGCCACCTGGAGGTCCCCACATTGGCCAAGGTCCAGCACAAATGGGCCCAGGTAATGTACCTGTATCAGGTCCTCAAATGGGTCCTGGTGGGCCTCCGAACTCACAGATGGTCTCTGGAGTTCCGGGCCACATGGGTGGTCCTCCTGGGCCAGGCCATATGAACGCAACTGGACCATCTGGACCAGGCCATATGAGCTCAAGTGGTCCTCCTGGACCAGGTCACATGAACACGACTGGTCCACCGGGCTCGGGTCACGTGAACACGAGCGGTCCTCCAGGGTCAGCACACATGAGTAGCAGTGGACCCCCAGGGTCCGCACACATGAACGCCAGTGGTCCTCCTGGGCCAGGAAGTCACCTAAACAGCGGTCCGCCCATCCCGAGTCACATGAATGCAAGTGGACCGCCAGGATCCGGCCACATGAGTGCTAGTGGCCCAGGAAGTCATATGGGACCCGGAGGTCCTGGTCAGATGCCGTCTGGCGGTCCTGGAGCACATAATATGCCACCTGGAGGCCCGAATCAGATGGTTCCTAGCAGTCAGGGTACGATGGGCCCGAGCCCCATGGGGCCTGTTGGTCCAGGAGGACAAATGGGGCACAATGGACCTTCGCAAATGGGCCCTAATGGTCCTGGACAAATGAACATGGGAGGGCCGTCGTCACAAATGGGAATGGGACCTGGAGGACAATTGGGCCCGAACGGTCTTGGGCAAATGGGCCCTGGAGGTGGTCCTGGAGGACAAATGCCACCTGGAAATGGGCCTGGAGGACCCATGGGACCTGGAAGTGGACCTGGTGGACAGATGGGATCTAGCGGTGGAC CTGGAGGACAAATGGGTCCTGGAAACGGGCCCAGTGGACAAATGGGACCGGGAAGTGGTGGTCCAGGCTCGCAGATGGGACCTGGTGGACAAATGGGACCCAGTGGTCCTGGGGGACAAATGGTTCCTGGTGGCCCAGGTGGACAAATGGGGCCCAGTGGTCCTGGAAGTCAAATGGGACCTGGCGGACCTGGAAGTCAAATGGGTCCAGGTGGACCTGGAAGCCAAATGGGACCTGGTGGACCTGGAAATCAAATGGTGCCTGGTGGACCTGGAAGTCAAATGGGACCCGGTGGACCTGGCAATCAAATGGGACCTGGTGGACCCGGAAATCAAATGGGACCTGGTGGCCCTGGAAGTCAAATGGGACCAAGCGGGCCGAACAGTCAACTGGGTCATGGTGGTTCAAGTAATCAGATGGGACCTAATGGTCCCAGTGGACAACCATCGCCTGGTCAAATGGGGCCTGGTTCTCAAAATCAGCAAATTGTTCCTGGTGGTTCAGCACCAATGGGTCCTGGCACTCCTGTGAATCAGATGAGTCAAACTGGGCCTGGACAAGTTGGACCTGCCGGTCCTGGAGGTCCGCCTGGAGCTGGGCAAGAGAACTTAAATGCTCTGCAGAAAGCGATTGATTCGATGGAAGAGAAAGGGCTTCAGGAAGATCCTCGTTACTCTCAATTGCTTGCTTTGAGGGCACGACAAGGTACTATTGGGGAGAAACAAGCTTTCAGTTCTCAACAATTGCAGCAATTACG TGTACAAATAATGGCATACCGATTACTAGCAAGAAATCAGCCATTGACACAGCAACTAGCACTGGCTCTTCAAA GTGGAGCACCTCCTCCCCCAGGTATGGCACAACGTCCGCCTATAGATCCATCTCAAGGAACTCCTGCTACTGCAGTACCACAGATTCCTGGGCCAAATGTAATTGGCCCTGCAGTGCCTCCAAGACCAGGCTGTCAAAcgccgcagcagcagcaacagcagcagcctcCTCAACCAGGTGCAAAGACCAACAGAGTCACAAGCGTAGCGAAACCAGCTGGCTTAGATCCACTGCTGATATTACAAGAACGTGAGAACAG AGTGGCAGCACGTATAGCATTACGCATGGAGCAGTTGAGCAATTTGCCCACCAACATGCCAGAAGATCTTCGCATTCAAGCACAGATTGAACTGAGAATGCTCAGAGTACTGAATTTTCAGAGACAGTTAAGGTCGGAG atcttagCGTGCACCCGAAAGGACACCACATTGGAGACTGCAGTGAACGTGAAGGCCTACAAACgtacaaagaaacaaagtctTCGAGAAGCCAGGGCTACTGAGAAGCTCGAGAAGCAACAGAAGTTGGAGGCAGAGCGTAAACGCAGACAGAAACACCAA GAATTCCTTAGTTCTGTACTTCAACATGGCAAAGATTTCAAGGAATTCCATCGAAACAACGTTGCGAAGTTGGCTAGGCTCAACAAGGCGGTTCTCAATCACCACGCGAATGCGGAGCGTGAGCAGAAAAAGGAGCAAGAACGTATCGAAAAGGAACGTATGAGACGTCTGATGGCGGAGGACGAAGAAGGATACAGAAAACTGATCGATCAGAAGAAAGACAAACGGTTGGCCTTCCTCTTGTCCCAGACTGATGAATACATTAGCAATCTCACTGAGATGGTGAAGCAGCATAAGATCGAGCAGAAGAGGAAGCAAGTGGAGGAGCAGAAacgtaaaaagaagaagaagaagaagttgcAAGATGGTGAGGGAGGTGAAGACGGCGGCATGAACGAAGATACTCGCGTTGGAGTGATCGAAACGTCCACGGGTCGCACATTAACTGGCGACGAAGCTCCAATGATGAGCCAACTTTCAGCGTTCTTGGAAGCTCATCCAGGTTGGGAACCCATCGAGTCGGAGAGCgaggatgacgatgacgatgatgatgatgacaaTGATGGCGAAGATAAAAGTGATCACAAACAGTCTGCTGGCGACTTTGAagaggaaaaaacgaagaaaacgatACATAAGGCTAAGGTGGAGGACGATGAATATAAAACCGAAGAGCAGACATATTATAGCATTGCTCATACTGTTCACGAAGTAGTGACAGAGCAAGCGTCGATCATGGTCAATGGAAAACTGAAGGAATATCAAATAAAGGGCCTGGAGTGGTTAGTGTcgttatttaataacaatttgAATGGTATACTCGCCGATGAGATGGGTCTTGGCAAGACTATCCAAACAATAGCTTTAGTCACCTATCTTATGGAGAAGAAGAAAGTCAACGGACCATTCCTTATAATCGTCCCTTTATCCACGTTGTCGAATTGGGTTCTGGAGTTTGAGAAATGGGCCCCCAGTGTTGTGGTAGTCTCTTACAAAGGCTCGCCAGCTGGTAGAAGAGCGATCCAGTCGCAAATGAGAGCCACCAAGTTCAACGTCCTGCTGACTACGTACGAGTATGTGATCAAGGATAAGGGCGTATTAGCCAAGCTACAATGGAAGTACATGATCATCGACGAAGGTCACAGGATGAAGAACCATCACTGCAAACTGACTCAAGTACTGAACACGCATTACTTGGCTCCCCATCGGCTTCTTCTAACAGGAACCCCGTTGCAAAATAAGTTACCCGAATTGTGGGCGCTCTTAAACTTTCTTCTTCCGTCAATCTTCAAGTCCTGCAGCACTTTCGAACAGTGGTTCAACGCTCCTTTCGCGACTACCGGCGAGAAGGTCGAGTTGAACGAGGAAGAAACCATTCTTATCATTCGTCGATTGCACAAAGTGTTGCGACCTTTCCTATTAAGACGTTTGAAGAAAGAAGTCGAGTCACAGTTGCCTGACAAAGTCGAGTACATCATCAAGTGCGACATGTCAGGTTTGCAGAAGGTTCTCTACAAGCACATGCAGAGCAAGGGTGTCCTGTTAACTGACGGGTCTGAAAAGGGTAAGCAGGGCAAAGGAGGCGCCAAAGCTTTGATGAACACTATCGTGCAACTGAGGAAGCTCTGCAACCATCCCTTCATGTTCCAAGCCATCGAAGAAAAGTATTGCGAGCACGTTGGCACTCAGGGCTCGGGAGTCATCACAGGACCGGACTTGTTCCGTGCTTCTGGCAAGTTTGAGCTATTGGACCGTATTCTTCCAAAGCTAAAGGCTACCAATCACAGAGTTCTATTGTTCTGTCAGATGACACAGCTGATGACCATTATGGAGGATTATTTGAGCTGGAGAGGGTTCATGTACCTCCGGTTGGACGGCACAACGAAAGCCGAGGACAGAGGGGATTTGTTGAAGAAGTTCAACGATCCTGGCTCTGAATATTTTCTGTTCCTACTGTCGACGCGCGCTGGAGGTCTAGGATTGAATCTTCAGGCAGCGGATACTGTAATCATCTTCGATTCCGATTGGAATCCTCATCAGGATTTGCAGGCGCAGGACAGGGCACACAGAATCGGTCAGAAAAACGAGGTACGCGTGCTCAGATTGATGACGGTCAATTCTGTGGAAGAGAGAATATTAGCTGCGGCGAGGTATAAGCTGAACATGGACGAGAAAGTCATACAAGCAGGAATGTTCGATCAAAAGTCCACTGGCTCTGAACGACAGCAGTTCTTGCAGAGTATCCTGCACCAGGACGATGCCGAAGACGAAGAGGAGAACGAGGTGCCCGACGACGAGACTGTTAACCAGATGATTGCTCGAACCGAGGGCGAGTTCGAGACATTCCAGAAACTGGACCTGGAACGAAGAAGGGAGGAGGCGAAGCTGGGCCCAAACAGGAAGTCCCGATTATTGGAGGAAGCTGAGCTGCCAGATTGGTTAGTAaaagacgacgacgaggtcgagcGGTGGACTTACGAGGAGGATGAGGACAGATTCCTCGGACGAGGCTCGAGGCAACGAAAGGAAGTCGATTATACTGACAGTCTGACTGAGAAAGAGTGGCTGAAGGCGATTGACGATGACGGTGCAGAGTatgaggaggaggaagaggacgacaaaaagaagaagaagaccaggaaacggaagaagaagggcgaagaggacgacgagccTATGCCAAAGAAACGAAGAGGTGCTGGGTCTTCAATTGACCCGAAAATGAAGCGGGCTATGAAAAAGTTGCTCATGGTGGTTGTTAATTACACCGACAGCTCGGATGGCAGGCTACTTAGTGAGCCTTTCATGAAGTTACCATCTAGAAGAGAATTGCCAGATTACTATGAAATCATTAAGAAGCCGTTGACCATCAATAAGTTGCTTCAGAAGATCGAGGAAGGAAAA TACGCTGACTTCGATGAGCTCGAGAAGGATTTCATGCAGCTGTGCAAGAATGCGCAGATTTACAACGAAGAAGCCTCTCTTATACACGAAGATTCAATCGTCTTGCAATCAGTTTTCACGAACGCGCGTCAGCGTATCGAGGAGGAGGGAAATAATTCCGACATGGACGATAAAG GCGATGCCGAAGACGGGTCGGATGCCGATTCCAGCGTGAGGATGAAAATTAAATTGAAGGGTAGGAAAGGCGAGGGTAGAGGCGGTCGAAGAAAAAGGGTTACGAAGAAATATATATCCGATGATGATGACGATGCCGACGATAATTGA